The segment CAATGAGATCGACCATCGATTGCATTAATCGATAAACTCTTGAGCcaattgaaaaaattttcaccagattttcttttttttcctcaAACTTACCAGCGCCTCCGATGGCGACGGAGCTGCTCGCTGGAACGAGATTGTTATCGGACGACCCGTCCTCACCGTTGTCACCACCACAATCCTGTTCCTCGCCGACGGAACGCTGCATTATCACTCCCGAAAACGCGCCGCGAACCGATTAACCCGgataaaatactaaaaattaatgaaaaattttgtgcgTCACACGATCGATAACAAAAACTTTCGCGAACGCCCCGTCCCGTTATTATGAACGAATGACAGCTATTTATGCGAAGCAGTGCAAGCAgattattaataaaaaataaatgtgACAAGATTTGGATCAAAAGGTCTGTGCCATAtaggagaaagaaaaaaaagatttgTGGTTCGATTTACGCAGAAACCATGCTAAAAACTTTCCAAACATGTGTTTTGCAGGAAAGCGAAAATCACGTGAATAAACTTTATTGTATAATAATACTAATTCAGCAAATATTATTCAATGCAACAATGAGATTATGAGGTGTGAAGGTGATTGTAAATGCTGCAAACAATTTGTtaataaaattatatgaaaatcacTAATTAATGGTCGAAGGTTAATTTACATATTAGACTTCTGCCCTATTGAATTGTTGGTCTTCAATATTTGGAAAGCGCCGTATGGCCGAAACACATACACATATAGGAATATGGCCGTGAAAGTCGGTGAATTTAGTTTCGTCCCGCTTGCTCGCCTGTGTGTGAACGTCACAAACCAAGCTAACTGTGAAAAGCGTTGGGCTCGGTCTCGGCACAAACTACCGATCCAACATTGTGTTCATTGCGAACCCAACATGCTCGTACGTCTCGTGTATAAATTTGAACATACGCCGTTTCAGTTAGCTCACTGCAGAACTGCAGATCTGCGTCCAGTAAAATCAAACTGGCAGCTTGGCTTTGATTGTCGGGTTGTCATTTGACATATcaacaaaaacgacaaaaacgcgTTATGTCAAATTTTAACATATAGCGGAAATGTTTGTAACGGAGCAGTATGAATGAAAATtcgtttgaaaataaaactgtaAATTTTATCAGCTGTTTTTTGTTTACTTGGTTAATGTTGTGtaatttcatgtaaaattgagCCTAGATTTCGCCGGTAATTGATAAAAACGTTCCTTTATTGTTCCAGAAAGGGTTCTAATACAAAATAATACTGATTAAATGTGTacttttaaaaataattcaataaaaGTAACGGTAAACAAAAATCAGCTGATCGAATAATTTGCGAGCCGAAAATAGGGTGGCACAAAAAACAGCGATACTCTGACAGCCGTTGTCAAACCGATGTGCGTCATAACAAGAGTGCAATTTTCCAAGTTTTCGCAAGTTGCAACAATCGGTTTCGCAATCAGTGTGCTTGTTAAATCCAACTAAAAGTAGCTGATAGCTCAGGAAGCGCAATAAGGTGGCATGGAAGTCGATATCCATCCTTTAACGGATAACCCAACCTTAGCATGGAAAGAAATATCCAAAACGCAGCGAGtgataaaaatcaataccaaaCCGCCCAGTCCGGATGTTCCAAACAATAAGGTTCGAGTAGTATGCATGTCCGATACTCACTCGTTGACTCATCACATTAAGTTCGACATTCCGGACGGAGATATTTTTATTCACGCCGGTGATTTCACCCGTTGTGGAAAGTTGGATGAGGTTATTGAGTTCAATAACTGGCTGGGTAAGTTAAAACTATGCAAAACATAACCTATTCCAGGCAAACAGTGTTGtttaaaatgaaaatgttttttttttagaaaaactaccACACAAGCACAAATTGGTTATTGCTGGTAATCACGAATTAAGTTTTGATGAAACCTTTACGCATCCGTTTCAAAACGCTAACACCTCATGTTGCAAGAAAATCACCGGAGTAAATATTTTGGATGAAATACCTACTCTGGGCAACTCAAAGGAGAGTCTGGCGGAAGCTGTACAAACGGAAAACATCCGCCAGCACCTGAGCAACTGCGTCTATCTGCAGGACGAAAGTATCGAGCTGTACGGACTGAAAATCTATGGCACCCCGTGGCAACCGGAATTTTGCAAGTGGGCCTTCAACGTAAAACGAGGCAAGGATTGCCTGGAAAAGTGGGACCAGATCCCCGAAAACGTAGATATCCTGATAACGCACACCCCACCAGTCGGACACGGTGATTTGTGCTGTTCGGGAGTGCGGGCCGGTTGCGTGGAGCTGCTCAGCACGGTGCAGCAGCGGGTTAAACCTCGCTATCATGTATTCGGACACGTTCACGAAGGCTACGGGATCACGTCCGATGGGAGGATTATATTTATCAACGCTTCGACTTGTGACATCAACTATCTGCCGAACAACCATCCGGTCGTGTTCGATGTGACCCTACCGAAAGGCCGAACCAAGGATGACGTGTAAGAAAGTGTGTGGTTTATGGCTTAAGATTACTGTGAGTATAATAGATGAATGAAGAAAGTTACATTGGCGCCATGACAAACCTATTGGTGGCTTAGattgaatttttttacaaaTCATACTCAGCCTCTAGCTGTTTATAATTTACACACGTTTAGGGTAATACGATTAGTGAAAAACAATAGTTTAACCTTTGTGCAAACACTTCTATGGTATTTGGAATGGtaggtaaaaattagcaaaaTTATTCATCAGAGATGACCAGTTTTGTGATGTATTGCTTAgcatatttcatataatgaatGGTGATAACGCTAAATAACCAAAATATATAAGATTAATTGCGATATTTAAGGCCATAAGACATTACTAATCGTAACTTAACTTTTGAATGCTCAATCTTAAAGGTATCTTTTTTTCATTGGTGCTCG is part of the Sabethes cyaneus chromosome 2, idSabCyanKW18_F2, whole genome shotgun sequence genome and harbors:
- the LOC128733827 gene encoding UPF0046 protein C25E10.12, translating into MEVDIHPLTDNPTLAWKEISKTQRVIKINTKPPSPDVPNNKVRVVCMSDTHSLTHHIKFDIPDGDIFIHAGDFTRCGKLDEVIEFNNWLEKLPHKHKLVIAGNHELSFDETFTHPFQNANTSCCKKITGVNILDEIPTLGNSKESLAEAVQTENIRQHLSNCVYLQDESIELYGLKIYGTPWQPEFCKWAFNVKRGKDCLEKWDQIPENVDILITHTPPVGHGDLCCSGVRAGCVELLSTVQQRVKPRYHVFGHVHEGYGITSDGRIIFINASTCDINYLPNNHPVVFDVTLPKGRTKDDV